One genomic window of Gemmatimonadales bacterium includes the following:
- a CDS encoding GNAT family N-acetyltransferase, which produces MSEDATQDIEPARPELRYRQASEGDVPEITRARSTDPASEPGDSRLAAYVQGTHHPQHALALRVVYVAVSGRSVVGYIAGHLTRRYACDGEVQYLWVAPQYRRQGIATELLSQLGGWFAAQRASKVCVNVAEDNVAAQLFFKGRGAGELERHWLVWADIRGAA; this is translated from the coding sequence ATGTCCGAGGACGCAACCCAAGACATCGAACCGGCTCGGCCTGAACTGCGGTACCGGCAGGCGAGTGAAGGCGACGTTCCCGAGATCACCCGCGCTCGATCCACGGATCCCGCCTCTGAGCCCGGTGACTCACGCTTGGCGGCCTACGTGCAAGGCACCCATCACCCGCAGCACGCGCTTGCGCTCCGCGTGGTCTACGTAGCGGTCAGCGGACGCTCCGTGGTTGGGTACATCGCCGGACACCTCACCCGGCGTTACGCCTGCGATGGGGAAGTGCAGTATTTGTGGGTGGCGCCGCAATATCGGCGCCAAGGGATTGCCACCGAGCTGTTGAGCCAGCTCGGAGGGTGGTTCGCGGCGCAGCGCGCCAGCAAGGTCTGCGTGAACGTCGCGGAGGACAACGTCGCCGCGCAGCTCTTCTTCAAGGGGCGCGGGGCCGGTGAACTGGAGCGCCACTGGCTGGTGTGGGCGGACATCAGGGGTGCAGCCTAA